From the genome of Fusarium fujikuroi IMI 58289 draft genome, chromosome FFUJ_chr06:
CCAGACACGCATCTTTTGGCACCACGGATGCTGTTTCGCCCATCAATGGCAAACGCCGACGCTCGAATTATGGATCTATCTCATGTGCCCCAGTGAATGAACAGACCGCTGCCAATGGCGAGGAGCAGTCAAGTGTCCAAGACACCATGAGCGCCATCGGCCTCTTGTCTAACAAGGCTATGGCCGAGTCTCGAACGAACACAGGTGATGAGCCACACAAACTCGCCATAATTGAGTCGATATCGGCAGCTTTGGCTGTAGATGGCCGAGACCCTTCTAAAGCATCATCGTCGCAACCGGTGTATATGACAGATGGCCAGCTCATCCCACTCACACGCGACCTGACACTGAGTCACTTCCAGCGGTTTCTGGACTGGAGCGTATGGCTACCCCATATTGATGAGAACCGCTTGTTTGAGCAATACGAGGCTGTACTGGAGACGAGCAACCAAGGCATTGATCCAACTAGAACCGCACTGCCTCGCTTCAACACATACCTAGCTATAGCAATAGGCATCAGCATGTCATCTGATTCTGGTCGCCTCTCCTCACTGGCCACTAATCTGCATGGTGCAGCTGTGAAGCTACTACCATTCATTCTCCACTCTCAAGAGCCTCTGGACACCCTGCACTGCATGCTTCTGCTTGCCGTCTTCTCAATTTTCAGTGCCTCGGGTGGATCAACATGGCATCTCATGGGCTTCATCATGACGAACTGCATCGCTGCTGGTCTCCACAAGACTGTACCTTCAAGGAACACATCGGATACAGAATACACATATCGAGTCGAGTGGTTATTCTGGAGTGTGTATATTTGGGATAGGCAGGTTCAATGTCCTAGTTAAGGTATCGAACTGACAAATACTGTAGGTCTCTATCATCCGTGATGGGTAGACCATTTACTATTACTGAGGTTGACATCTCAGTCGCGGTATGATGCCCAGTGAGACCTGACGTGAACTTGCTGACGACAAAGTAGATACCAGACATAACAGAAGATGAGACTGCCACAGGGCCAGTCAGAGCTAAACTCGCTTTGAGCAAGCATCTTGTCACCCATGCACAGCTTATCTCAGATGTACTTGGAAGTCACCGGCCCAACCCACTCTTTTCCTACAGCAACCTCTGCTTTTGGCGAGAGTTTCCCCCACAAAACGGAAGCATTACTACCCCGACAAATCCTCAGTTCGACTACCTGGAACAGTTAGCATGCCGGGCACTTATCCTGATGGTCAGACCAAGCAACCAGAACCTGACAAACTCCGACATCGATGCTGAGAGTAACAGCGAGGTGGAAGCCGATACGATTAGTTGCTGCAAGGCGCTCATAGAGAAACTCTATAACAGGTCTGGGAGTGGCACCGCGGTATCTTTCCTAGACGCATATGATATCTTGGCAGCTGCTGTGGCGTACGTTTGTCTCGTTCAGAATGCACCACAGCCGAACCAGACAGGCTTGACACAGACCTTTGAAGTAGTGAGCAAAGCATCTATACTTCTAACACAGTGCTCGTCCAAATTCTCCGCATTGAGCATCTTCCAGCAGTTCCTCCTATCACTGTCTACCAAGATAATGGAAGGACAAGGCAGCCTGCAGGTAAGTTCACTTTCCCCAAAGTAGATATGCTTAAAATATGGTTAACACCAGCAGACTCACCAGGACTTCATCCCCCCCGAAATCCCAAGTCATTTGCGTCGTATGGTGCAACGCTATTCCTCATCAGGAACAATCAGCAACTCGCTTTGATCACCCAACCCCCAGACTTGAATTCGGGCCAAGTCCGTCGGTCCCGAATCATGAAGTTTTATTGGCGGACTGTAGCCGACGGGTTGAGTCCGAGCGCTAGCCCCCGCGAACGTTGAACGCTATCTTCTAAGGTTATTCCACAAACGCGGGGATGCGGGGTGACCGCGGTAGTAAACTCGGATGGAAGAGCGAAAAGGACAACAGGATCTTGGCATTCTTGGAAGAACTTACCCAGCTTGGGTTGAGAGTTGGGATATATAAAAGTGTATGATACCCATGGCTCTGGGAATGATCGATCAGCAGCACTCTCTCGCCATTCATCATTTACCCTTTCACACTGCTGAGTTGTTCCTGAAATCTTTGTGAGAGCCATAGTTCTGCTATCAACATGACGGGCTCCGTCCACTCAAAAGCCGGGTCTTTTGACATCAAACGAGATGTCGAGTATGAGGAGGTCGCTCCCGTGCGAGATGAGATCCTCGAGCGATATCCGctcatcaaggacaagactcCAGAGGAGCGAGCTGCCATTGAGAAATCTCTCGTTCGCAAACTCGACTGGAAGTTCCTCCCTATGGTAACGGCCATGCTTTTGATGAAGTCAGTCATTCCATCTTCGTTCACGCTTCTCTTACTGACTGATACAGCTATCTTGATCGAATCAACGTCTCCAACGCTCGACTCGCCGGCATGCAAGAAGATCTTCACATGACAGATACAGTCTGGTCTACGGGCATCTCCATGTTCTACGTGGGCTACATCCTCTCTCAGATCCCCGCCAACGTTATCCTCGCCAAGGGAACCCCTCGAATCCTCCTCCCCAGCTGCATGCTTGTCTGGTCTTTTGTAACTATCTGTATGCCTGCTGTTACTGCAGGATGAGGCTTTTGTCTCTGCCGCTTCCTCATTGGCTTTACTGAAGGACCCTTTGTACCTGCTGTGTCTCTCATGACTTCTTCCTGGTACACTAAGCATGAGTCCCCTATGAGGATGGGTATCTGGCATGCGGGAAATACCATTTCTCAGGCTCTTTCGGGTCTTTTGGCTGCTGGCATCTTGACCAATATGGAGGGCGTCGCAAATCTCCGAGCTTGGAAATGGTTCTTGCTTCTCGAAGGTATGTCGTCAAGCATGAGAATACTGTTTACATCGCTAATTGTTCATCCAGGTGCTGTTAGTATCTTGGTGGCTCTCGTGAGTTTCTGGTTCATCCCCAACTTCCCTGACTCCACGGGCACATACTTCATcaccgaggaagaggccGCTATGGCTCAATACCGTCAGACTGTTTCTGCTGGTGGCAttgctgaagatgatgctggtgGCTACTGGGATGGTTTCTGGATGTGCATGAAGGAGCCATTCGCCCATCTCTTTGCGGCCATtcacttcttcttgatcatcgCACAGTCATACAAGGACTTCTTCCCTTCCGTAAGTAACTTGTCGTTCTTCATTCAACTATGAATCGTGTACTAAGAATGATTCAAGATCGTCGCTACCCTTGGATTCTCTGGTACTACCACCTACCTCATtcaggctcctcctcctaTTATCGCCTTTCTTGTGATGATGGGCATCTCGTGGTCTTCTGGTCGACGACTGGAACACGGCTATCACATCATCGTTCCAATTCTTCTTACTCTAATCGGCTGTGCTGTCATGATCACCACCCTCAACGTCGGCGCCCGATACTTCTGCATGATCCTGCTCGTCGTTGGTCCATTCGTTGGTCTCAACGTAAGTTCTCTCTCCTATCTCATCATTCACAGTAAGGCAGTTCACTAACTTATCCTTAGATCCAAATCTCTTGGGAGACAACTGTGGTCCCTCGTCCCCGTACAAAACGTGCTGCCCTCATCGCCTATGCCAACTGTGTTTCGTCTGTTTCACACTGGTTCACACCATACTTCTTCCTCCGAAACCAAGAGCCTTACTATCAGACTGGAGGCGGCGTTATCATTACAGGTTGTGGACTGGTTGTGGTTTTTGTTCTCATCACAAAGTGGTACGTGActaagaagaacaaggccttGAAAGCTGCAGAGGATGCAGCTGGTGAGCCTGAAGGTTGGAGATTTGCTGGCTAGTGGATTTCAAGAAACTCCAGCCGGTAGAGCATCGAACACGATCACCATGAGTGTAGAGCTGGTTATCTGCTGTATCAATCAACTTTTACGTAAGATTATTTAGTCAGTGGTGTCCCGTGGGCATTTGAAGGAATACATCACATAGACCCACAGCTCTTCGTTCCCTTCGAGCCAATCCATCCTAAGAACTATCCTCGTTATCTTCCCCCGCTTCTGAATGGTTGGAGCCAGAATCAGAGTCAGATTCAGAGTTGGAGTATGTGTCTGATGAACCAGAAGTAGTTGTTGCTGAAATGTCCTGTTCACCCCCCTCAtattcttcttcgccttttTGTGTATAGTCGGCATGCCCTGGATGAAGAATACCAGCGTGCTGGTAACATTTATGACAGAAGCACAACCCTTGACACGTATCGCAGCCCCAATACAGCCCATAGATGCGCTACAAATCGAGGTTAGCTGATGTTTCTGTGAATGATGCCAAGTACTAACCGATAAGCAATAGTCACAGTAGGAATCCCCCTGCTGCACCCCTGTCTTTGACGCAGCTTTTGACTTCGTCCCTGCTTCCTCAGGGGTGTCGTCGCTGTTTCCCGTGTCTGTTGAACCGCGACTATCCAGTACTGACACAACATCTGGATTACTTCTGTGATATTGAGAAATTCTCAGTGGAGTCCACATCTCTTCCCCAAGTTTGACTATCACATCTCTCTTAGCCCCATGCTCAATAAGAAGTCTCACAACATCAGCACTTAGTGACAGCTCTCCCACATTTTCTGGCTTGAGAAGTGGTAAGCCGTAGCGAGGTGCCCAACAAAGAGGTGTCCATCCATCAATATCTGTGACATCAACATCCAACTTGGCACCCATGAGTgagatgatcttcttgacaactTGGAGTTTTCCTGTTTGGGCAGCCCAGTGTAGCGGCGTACGTCCTTGTTTATCTTTGGCATGTATGTCGCCCCCTCGCTCCAGGATAGCTTCGAAGTTGGCCAAACTGTTACAAGCCGCCAAATGTATAGGCATGCGGCCCATGTCATCCTTTACATCAACCGTAGCGTTTTCTTGGTCAAGAACGAGGCTGATGATAGAAGGCAGACTTCCGAGAGCAGCTGAGTTAATCGCATAGCGCCAAATACCAGCTTTGACAGTAACGTCTGCATGTTGAGATAAAAGGTAGCGGACTATGTTCTCATGTTCTAAAGCGTCGATTGGACCCTGAGAAAGAAATAGGGCTTGCAAAGGCGTGCCCAAGAAGTCTTCAGTTGCATTCACGTTGGCACCATGCTCAACAAGGAatttgatgatatcaaatCGACCTGCTCTGCAAGCTTGATGTAGAGGTGAACCGTGATGTGGGCATAGTGAGTTGATGTTAGCTCCGCGGTTGACCATGAACTTCACCTTCTCAAAGTCACAGTCTGCGTATACGTGAAGGGGAGTAGGTCTCTCTCCAGTCCCAATCTCAATGTCTGCTCCAGCATTGACTAGCCGCTTGAGGTCTTGGATCTTAAGATCGCGATAGTGAAGGGCTCCTAGGCTATCATTCGCTGTCGCGTTCAGATCAATCCTTGAAGGGAATTCCAAGATAGTCGAAAGGGTTCCGCCAAATATTGCAATGTGAACGATTGACCTCCCTGTCTCCTTGTCTCTTCCACTCATTTCCgctccagcttcagccaACATCTGAACGATTCCATGATGACCTTGGAATGTAGCGCACATGAGAGGAGTCCAGCCCTTGAGCCAATCGTTAAAAggctcatcaactccaaaaccatactcaagatcaacagtcGCCCCGTACTCAAGAAGTACCTCCACAGCATCCTGGTGACCAAAGCATGCAGCGTATGTGAGGGGAGTGAATCCACGGGAGAAACCAACGTTGGGGTTTGCATCTTTTTCGAGTAACAGGCGGGCTATCTTGGGCTGCTCAAGCGCAGAGCAAAGTGGCGCCTGGTTCTCTTTATAGGCTATGTTCGGATCAGCGCCTGCTTCCAGGAGCATTTCGACCGCATTGTACTGTTTCATTATGACTGCATATTGTAGTGGTGTCCACATGTCATCGCTGGCCAGGTTGACGTCAGCTGCATGGTCTATCAGCATTCTCAAGGCTTTGTCTCTTTGGACAGATTCGCCCGCTGGTTTGTTTGCGTATGAGCATATTAGAGTGGTAAGCGGAGTGCTACCCTCACCGTCCTTATAGTTGACGTCTAGTTTGAGCTCCAGAAGTCTCTTCAGCATACCGAGCCCAGCTTCCCATAGCTCGGACCCGACGCTCGTGACTGAGAGAGGCTTCTTAAGGACTTTAGTCAAGGAATCAGCTCCAGCATCGAGAAGCATATTGAGGATATCGACGCGGGCATGAGTAACTGCCCAATGCAAGGGAGGTCCAGACGGCCCAGGGATGTTTGGATTGGCTCTGTAGTCTAGAAGTAGCCTGATGCACTTCATGAAACCGTCATCAGTCGCCGCATGCAAAGGCGTCCACTGATCATCCCCAGTGTGAGAATCTGAGATGCCCATATTTGGGTCTGCACCTTTCTCCAATAGCAGTTTCACTGTGCTGTGGTTACCGCCAAGCACTGCGAGATATAAGGGAGTGAAGTTTGACTCGGAAGCACAGTCGATGTTGACCTGTGACTCCTCCAGAATGGCTTTGACAGTTTCAATATGACCTTCAAGGGCGGCCTTGTGAAGTGGGTTTCTTCCAGACAGGCTCGTGTACTCCACATTGGCGCCATGCTTTAACAGAATTCGGACTGTACTTGTATACCCATGGCACGCTGCCTGGTATAGAGGGGATGCTTGCATGGATATCTCGTTTCTCCAATCGACATCTGGATCTGCGGGACATCCAAGGCTGAGTATTCTTTCGGCAAATCCCGCTAGACCCAGATTGGCAGCCCGATAGATCAAAACAGGCGGCCACTGAAAATTGTCAGGTATCTTCCCCTTGGCCTCTATCTTTGCCAGCAGGACATTCATCAGCCCCTCATTGCCAGAGGAGCTTGCGGCCTTGAGCACATCCCATGTCTCGTCTGGCGTAAAGTCGTATTCACGAAGAAGATCCTCAACCACTTGTTTCTGTCCTCTGCTCGCTGCTTCGATAAGACCTCGTAACGCATCATCACTACCTAGCGGCTCGACCACATTAGGGAGGCCAAGCCCGGCAAAGATTGGGAACAGAGACTGGAAGCAAGGAGAGCGTCTGGTGGTAGGGTTAGATAGACACCACTGGGCTTTGGCCAGGGTCTGAACCAGGTCCTTTTTCGATGACAAGGTGGATATGTCTGGAAGAGGGGAGCTGAGAGAATAGTGATGTGCCCATGCCTGAATAGCATATGAGGTAAGGTTTGTCCGGTCTGGGAAGGGTGGTGTCTCGAAGGTTGCTGAGTCTGTCACTGCAAAGGTCTCTCTGACATACTCTTGAACAGCATCTCTGGATAGGTAGTCCAGACACATGCTTTGAATGACATGATGAGCTTTGCCTTTAATCTTGTTCCACAGACAATCCTTATCTTCCGCGTTTTGAGTTGAAGCATCACCATTGACCATGATTTCGTGGAAGCATGGGTGTTTGAACCTCACCTCGTTGTGATCTACCTCAAGAATACCAGTCAAGTCCTTCTCAATCTTTTCAACGAGCCGGTCAACGGCCATGAAACTTGGAGACACTTTATTACCTTCCCTTTCGTCTGAGAACCAGAGAACAGTGGCAAGCTCCCATATAGTGAGTGGTCTGACGGCATATAGGAGCCAGGAGAAAAGACACTCGAGGGACTTCGGGTCGGTGTTTTGCTTCAGCACTGCATTCAGGACAGATACCATAGCCTTATCTCCCTCCGCCACATGTTTTGGAAGGCCCAATAAGCCAATAGCATCATCAGTTGACATCTCATCGGGCCATTCTTCTCGAATTCTGAGCTGTTCACATAAAATGTGGCGCACCGGAGGATCTAGCTTTTCCATGAACCGCAGCTCCACGTGGATCTGCTCTTCTCTGAAAGTCAGATCCCCCCTTGAGCCTATTAGTGCTTGAATGTCGTTTTCGAAGCCATCCGCATCAAGGTCTCCAAACTCTCCGGGAGATATATCAATAGGCACACAAAAAGGACCAGACAGCTCTTCACTCAGAGCACCCGGCTCATGACTTGTAACCACAATCTTCCAGGGAGTCTCATCATTGTAATACTTGTCAGTGATGTGATCCAAAAACCTTTTTCGTGAGCCTTTTGTGCACTCGTCGAAGTGATTGATAACAATCATGGTCTGCTCGACTTCCGCTGAGATTCTTAACATCTCAAAGAACTGAATCAGGTCTGTCTCAGTCCATCCCCTCTCGTTCTCGATCTGGCTGCACAGTCGATTGATAGCAGGTCCGAGTTTCGGGTGATGATTACAAATTTGGGCCAAGAAAGTAGCTATCATGTCCCGAATACTATCGGCACGCACGTCGAATCTAtcgaaagagaagaagagaacgtTTGCACGTCGTTTCGCCTTTGTCGCCTCGTCCTCGAGTGCATAGAACACGCTTTCGGCCACATCCCTAACCCGGTGGCTACCGTGGAGATAGAGTATTTGAGGACAAGGACTGTTCAGCCAGGATTGATAAGCAGGCAGATCGGCCAAGGGGTTGGGCTGAACCTTGTTTCGAAGTGGATAGATTGGAGATGCTAGAGCAAGCAGCTTTCTCTCTTGGGCGAACTGTCGTGTTCCGATGGACTCTTTCGGCTCCCGCACATCTGATAAGGCACTTAGTAATACTCATAAAGCGATGAACCAGTCTCTTGAACATACCTGGCTCTATCTTTGCAAGATACTGCGTAAGAGGAGAATAGTCCGTCCCGGTTGGTGCTGTCAATCTTCTCTCCTGTGGTATACCCAACGTCGCAGAGTAAGCGTCGAAACTCTGATCTGAAGTCAGTCTCGGGTTATACGGGACTGCATCTGGTGTAGAACCACTCACTCCactgccatcttctccatgagaGTGCAAATTTATTATCCAGCTTCGCAGTGCGATATGTGATGTTACGAAGAGCCCATTCACTTGCATGATGGCTTTGGTGATCCCTGATATGGATGTTAATGAAGGGCGCGGCTTTCCGGAGTCCTGAGAgtagtttatatagagaaagtTAGCTAGCCGCGTTTCCAAGTCGGCTGTGTCTCTCTGGCGGTGGGGACAGCCATTGAAGATCTATAGTCTGTTAGGGagtttaggctataaaacAGACATCGTTTACTCACCAGAACTCGTGTCATCTCCGATATGTCTTGCCATGAGCTCCTGTCAAGGAAAGCTGTAATGAGAGCCTAAGCTTGGTTAGTATAAGTTACACAATTCTCAGCATGTCAAGAGGCCTCGGAACCTACGTCTTTAACGATAGCACCTGCGATATCATGACTGATGAAGTATATCAGACgtttctatatatagatctccATGTTAGACTGAAAACCGCATCAGATTGATGAGCTATCCCGAACCTTGATCTCGCCCGCACGCTTTGACCGTAGCCCGTTGAGCAATCTCAAGGCAACCCGATGGATTGCCTCTCGGGACTTATGACCAGAGAAGAGTTCGGAAGAGTCATAATCGAATCGAAACACCCGGCAGCTACTGTGAGcgttcttgggcttctcccAGCCTTCCTCGGCGTATTTGGTGACCCAGGCTGAGCTTCCAGATCCAGGGCTCGGCCCAAAGTCTTTGTCAGTCCAGTTTGCATACACTCCAGGTATAGCAATGAAACTGTAGATCATCAGTATCAGAAGTCTGGAGTTATCTCGATACTTACTCTATAAGTCTTGCTTCAGTAGCCTGATCACTTGTGTCACTGTCTGGCGGCGACTCTTGCCATACAAGGTGTAAGACTTCACCCTTGGTGTCAGCTACTGTCGGTTGAGTAAGCTCGAAGTTCGGGGCTTCATCTCTGATGTTTCCACATCTCTCTTCAATCTGCTTGTTTGAGTTCTCGGTACTGTCGATATGCTCAACTTGTCTCTCGTCTTGATGCTGCACAGATGAACGTCGAGATAGGACCTCATCGCCCGAGGAGGACCCGGAAACGGATTCCGAGTCAGACATGTCAGATTTGGCAGTGTTTCTCAAAAAGTTCACCAAGGTCCCAAGAATGCCTCCCTGACTTTCATCCGACTTTCCGCAGAGAAATAATCCTGGTCAGCGAAAACTGTCTTATCTCCGTGCTTACCGGAATGTGGAGACTCACCGTCACTGTAATAGACATGGGTAGGGCTTGAAATGATTCACATAGTAGTTAGTGTAGGTATGTTAGCCGCCGATAGTGCAACGGTACACATGACAGGAAGCATTCGTGGTTAAGCTGGAAGTCTATTCGAAGGAGCAGGCGAATAAAATCCCTCACGGCACTCGGGCCCGTGCGTGCATAATTCTACTGCCCTAAACTACTACGATCTGCCGAGGCCTGTCAAGCTGAACCTCGTGCCCCCCCAATATTCTTCAGAGGCTTATCAAACTCGATCTCCACAAACTCATCCAAGTCTAGTGACTCCAGGTTCTCGATATCGTAAGCCTTGCGAAGCTTGTTTGTAGGCGGTGAAGTCGGGTCAAATAGGACAGGATCATCGCGCGGCGTAGACCCAACCAATCCTCCCAGCACTGTTTTCCAATCCCCACTAGCATTGATAGTGACTTTGCactcaaactcctcctcctcgtcgcccCTGTCAAGCAAAATAGCAAAGCGCATAAATCTCGGTGTGCCCGAACCGACTAACTTGTTCTCGAAAAGGATCCACTGTGCACCCACTTGCTTGCCGTAGTCATTGCAGAGAAAACCCCCTGCTACTCTAGCTGCGTCGTTTCTTGTTTGGCTGACCGTCTTCTCCCATTTGGCCGAGCTCTCGACGCTGACGAACTGGCTGGCTCCAGCCGATAGTCCATAGCCGATAGTTTTGGATACTTCGGCAGATGTTGCTAACATGGAGACACTTCCATGAGGTGCTATCTTTGCTATCTGGGGTGCTGAGCTTCCTGGATTGCTGCTCTTGAACTCGAACTTGACTTGAGCTTCGCGGATACGCCGGGATTTCTTGGTTGtgtcgagatgaagatcatAAATAAGCAAGGTCGCGTTGTTTCCGTCTGGTGACAAGTAGCCATGGATTATCTCGCGTGAAAAGCACTGTACTTGAGTTATTCCTTGCCGCTCAGTGATTGTCGATCGTTGAAAGGGTGCTGCTGGGTCATTGCGGGTATGAAACTCGTTGTTTTTCCCTGCGGATATATTGAGGCCGATGCTGAAGGAGGTTGCATCTAGCTGGGCGTCTATGTCG
Proteins encoded in this window:
- a CDS encoding related to putative tartrate transporter, whose protein sequence is MTGSVHSKAGSFDIKRDVEYEEVAPVRDEILERYPLIKDKTPEERAAIEKSLVRKLDWKFLPMVTAMLLMNYLDRINVSNARLAGMQEDLHMTDTVWSTGISMFYVGYILSQIPANVILAKGTPRILLPSCMLVWSFVTICFCLCRFLIGFTEGPFVPAVSLMTSSWYTKHESPMRMGIWHAGNTISQALSGLLAAGILTNMEGVANLRAWKWFLLLEGAVSILVALVSFWFIPNFPDSTGTYFITEEEAAMAQYRQTVSAGGIAEDDAGGYWDGFWMCMKEPFAHLFAAIHFFLIIAQSYKDFFPSIVATLGFSGTTTYLIQAPPPIIAFLVMMGISWSSGRRLEHGYHIIVPILLTLIGCAVMITTLNVGARYFCMILLVVGPFVGLNIQISWETTVVPRPRTKRAALIAYANCVSSVSHWFTPYFFLRNQEPYYQTGGGVIITGCGLVVVFVLITKWYVTKKNKALKAAEDAAGEPEGWRFAG
- a CDS encoding related to ankyrin 1, producing the protein MSDSESVSGSSSGDEVLSRRSSVQHQDERQVEHIDSTENSNKQIEERCGNIRDEAPNFELTQPTVADTKGEVLHLVWQESPPDSDTSDQATEARLIDFIAIPGVYANWTDKDFGPSPGSGSSAWVTKYAEEGWEKPKNAHSSCRVFRFDYDSSELFSGHKSREAIHRVALRLLNGLRSKRAGEIKKRLIYFISHDIAGAIVKDALITAFLDRSSWQDISEMTRVLIFNGCPHRQRDTADLETRLANFLYINYSQDSGKPRPSLTSISGITKAIMQVNGLFVTSHIALRSWIINLHSHGEDGSGSFDAYSATLGIPQERRLTAPTGTDYSPLTQYLAKIEPDVREPKESIGTRQFAQERKLLALASPIYPLRNKVQPNPLADLPAYQSWLNSPCPQILYLHGSHRVRDVAESVFYALEDEATKAKRRANVLFFSFDRFDVRADSIRDMIATFLAQICNHHPKLGPAINRLCSQIENERGWTETDLIQFFEMLRISAEVEQTMIVINHFDECTKGSRKRFLDHITDKYYNDETPWKIVVTSHEPGALSEELSGPFCVPIDISPGEFGDLDADGFENDIQALIGSRGDLTFREEQIHVELRFMEKLDPPVRHILCEQLRIREEWPDEMSTDDAIGLLGLPKHVAEGDKAMVSVLNAVLKQNTDPKSLECLFSWLLYAVRPLTIWELATVLWFSDEREGNKVSPSFMAVDRLVEKIEKDLTGILEVDHNEVRFKHPCFHEIMVNGDASTQNAEDKDCLWNKIKGKAHHVIQSMCLDYLSRDAVQEYVRETFAVTDSATFETPPFPDRTNLTSYAIQAWAHHYSLSSPLPDISTLSSKKDLVQTLAKAQWCLSNPTTRRSPCFQSLFPIFAGLGLPNVVEPLGSDDALRGLIEAASRGQKQVVEDLLREYDFTPDETWDVLKAASSSGNEGLMNVLLAKIEAKGKIPDNFQWPPVLIYRAANLGLAGFAERILSLGCPADPDVDWRNEISMQASPLYQAACHGYTSTVRILLKHGANVEYTSLSGRNPLHKAALEGHIETVKAILEESQVNIDCASESNFTPLYLAVLGGNHSTVKLLLEKGADPNMGISDSHTGDDQWTPLHAATDDGFMKCIRLLLDYRANPNIPGPSGPPLHWAVTHARVDILNMLLDAGADSLTKVLKKPLSVTSVGSELWEAGLGMLKRLLELKLDVNYKDGEGSTPLTTLICSYANKPAGESVQRDKALRMLIDHAADVNLASDDMWTPLQYAVIMKQYNAVEMLLEAGADPNIAYKENQAPLCSALEQPKIARLLLEKDANPNVGFSRGFTPLTYAACFGHQDAVEVLLEYGATVDLEYGFGVDEPFNDWLKGWTPLMCATFQGHHGIVQMLAEAGAEMSGRDKETGRSIVHIAIFGGTLSTILEFPSRIDLNATANDSLGALHYRDLKIQDLKRLVNAGADIEIGTGERPTPLHVYADCDFEKVKFMVNRGANINSLCPHHGSPLHQACRAGRFDIIKFLVEHGANVNATEDFLGTPLQALFLSQGPIDALEHENIVRYLLSQHADVTVKAGIWRYAINSAALGSLPSIISLVLDQENATVDVKDDMGRMPIHLAACNSLANFEAILERGGDIHAKDKQGRTPLHWAAQTGKLQVVKKIISLMGAKLDVDVTDIDGWTPLCWAPRYGLPLLKPENVGELSLSADVVRLLIEHGAKRDVIVKLGEEMWTPLRISQYHRSNPDVVSVLDSRGSTDTGNSDDTPEEAGTKSKAASKTGVQQGDSYCDYCLSRIYGLYWGCDTCQGLCFCHKCYQHAGILHPGHADYTQKGEEEYEGGEQDISATTTSGSSDTYSNSESDSDSGSNHSEAGEDNEDSS
- a CDS encoding related to STB5-SIN3 binding protein, which gives rise to MATDWRELSRVSIPSPARASSPSSAQSQPPQKNSLACERCFKRKQKCDKLRPACTSCADLGVECIARSQQFDFNAEDTTLTHARVNGYVESLRRRVAELEEKIKVAEQKHVQARHASFGTTDAVSPINGKRRRSNYGSISCAPVNEQTAANGEEQSSVQDTMSAIGLLSNKAMAESRTNTGDEPHKLAIIESISAALAVDGRDPSKASSSQPVYMTDGQLIPLTRDLTLSHFQRFLDWSVWLPHIDENRLFEQYEAVLETSNQGIDPTRTALPRFNTYLAIAIGISMSSDSGRLSSLATNLHGAAVKLLPFILHSQEPLDTLHCMLLLAVFSIFSASGGSTWHLMGFIMTNCIAAGLHKTVPSRNTSDTEYTYRVEWLFWSVSLSSVMGRPFTITEVDISVAIPDITEDETATGPVRAKLALSKHLVTHAQLISDVLGSHRPNPLFSYSNLCFWREFPPQNGSITTPTNPQFDYLEQLACRALILMVRPSNQNLTNSDIDAESNSEVEADTISCCKALIEKLYNRSGSGTAVSFLDAYDILAAAVAYVCLVQNAPQPNQTGLTQTFEVVSKASILLTQCSSKFSALSIFQQFLLSLSTKIMEGQGSLQTHQDFIPPEIPSHLRRMVQRYSSSGTISNSL